A section of the Clostridium sp. TW13 genome encodes:
- a CDS encoding helix-turn-helix domain-containing protein, giving the protein MQIGEKIKRLRIEKQLTQEELANRCELSKGFISQVENDLTSPSIATLMDILETLGTNLTNFFKEDENEKITFSKEDMFETYNEEMKFNLRWLVPNAQKNHMEPIIVKLESGGQYINEEPHTGEEFGYVLSGTIFLHLGERKLKVKKGESFYFEPKANHYISNEGKADAEVIWITTPPSF; this is encoded by the coding sequence GTGCAAATAGGAGAAAAGATTAAACGGCTAAGAATTGAAAAGCAACTAACTCAAGAAGAATTAGCTAATAGATGTGAACTATCTAAAGGATTTATATCTCAAGTAGAAAATGACTTAACCTCTCCTTCTATAGCTACACTGATGGATATATTAGAGACTCTTGGCACAAATCTAACCAACTTTTTTAAAGAAGATGAAAATGAAAAAATCACTTTCTCAAAAGAAGATATGTTTGAAACATATAATGAGGAAATGAAATTTAATCTAAGATGGTTAGTTCCAAATGCTCAAAAAAATCATATGGAGCCTATTATAGTTAAACTTGAATCTGGTGGACAATACATAAATGAAGAACCACACACTGGAGAGGAGTTTGGTTATGTACTTTCTGGTACAATATTTCTACATCTAGGAGAAAGAAAATTAAAAGTTAAAAAAGGGGAAAGCTTTTACTTTGAACCAAAAGCTAATCATTATATATCAAATGAAGGTAAGGCAGATGCTGAAGTAATTTGGATCACTACCCCACCTTCATTCTAA
- a CDS encoding YtxH domain-containing protein, whose amino-acid sequence MSLSSILEKKRKEKQKKVRAEKTKVAALGLTLGAVAGTVGGLLFAPKSGKETRVEIKDTAKKVQDELSNKAIETKNTIVAKAEDKKESIAQAKNKISQYLKDKKNSDSNSEEVNTTEEVVAEEAETTSEV is encoded by the coding sequence ATGAGTTTAAGTTCAATTTTAGAGAAAAAGAGAAAAGAAAAGCAAAAGAAAGTTCGTGCAGAAAAAACTAAGGTAGCCGCTTTAGGTTTAACTTTAGGTGCTGTAGCAGGAACTGTTGGAGGATTATTGTTTGCTCCAAAGTCAGGAAAAGAAACAAGAGTTGAAATTAAAGATACTGCAAAAAAAGTCCAAGATGAATTAAGTAACAAGGCTATTGAAACAAAAAATACTATCGTTGCTAAGGCTGAAGACAAAAAAGAATCTATAGCTCAAGCAAAAAATAAAATTTCACAATACTTAAAAGACAAGAAAAATTCAGATTCTAACTCTGAAGAAGTAAATACTACAGAAGAAGTTGTAGCTGAAGAAGCTGAAACTACTTCAGAAGTATAA
- a CDS encoding ABC transporter permease produces the protein MKKKNLSAYPYLVWSIIFIIFPLFIVLYYSFTKKVNGNFVFTLDNYKNLLDPLYLKVFGRSLYLAFSSTIVCLILGYPIAYIIARMNVKKRGILILLFILPMWMNFLLRTYSWMSILGKNGIIDKLFALVGIHVGSLLYTDTAVMLGMIYNFLPFMVLPIYTILINTDMDLINAAQDLGANKLKVFWKVTFPLSLPGVMSGITMVFMPAVSTFVISRLLGGGQYMLLGNLIEEQFTTAGNWNFGSSISIVMMILILLSMAIMSKYEKTEKDGVI, from the coding sequence ATGAAAAAGAAGAACCTATCTGCTTATCCATATTTAGTATGGAGTATTATTTTTATTATTTTTCCTTTGTTTATAGTTTTGTATTATAGTTTCACAAAAAAAGTTAATGGTAATTTTGTCTTTACGCTAGATAATTATAAAAATTTACTTGATCCTCTATATTTAAAGGTGTTTGGGCGTTCCTTGTATTTGGCGTTTTCTTCTACAATTGTATGCTTAATCTTAGGTTACCCTATAGCCTACATAATTGCTAGAATGAATGTAAAGAAAAGAGGAATTCTAATTTTGCTATTTATTTTACCTATGTGGATGAATTTCTTGCTAAGAACTTACTCTTGGATGTCTATTCTAGGCAAAAATGGTATAATAGATAAATTGTTTGCTCTAGTTGGTATTCATGTTGGAAGTTTGCTATATACAGATACTGCTGTAATGCTAGGTATGATTTATAACTTTCTACCTTTTATGGTATTGCCTATTTATACAATTTTAATTAATACTGATATGGATTTAATAAATGCTGCTCAAGATTTAGGAGCAAATAAATTAAAAGTTTTTTGGAAAGTAACTTTTCCTCTAAGTTTGCCTGGAGTAATGTCTGGAATAACTATGGTATTTATGCCTGCAGTTTCAACCTTCGTTATATCAAGATTACTTGGTGGTGGACAATATATGTTATTAGGTAACTTAATTGAAGAACAATTTACTACAGCCGGAAACTGGAACTTTGGTTCTTCTATATCAATAGTTATGATGATTCTTATACTTTTATCTATGGCTATAATGTCTAAATATGAAAAAACAGAAAAGGATGGTGTGATTTAA
- the potA gene encoding spermidine/putrescine ABC transporter ATP-binding protein: protein MSENIIELKNIKKSYHDNTVLDNINLSIKRNEFLTLLGPSGCGKTTTLKIIGGFETTDEGQVLFDDKDISYVPPYLRQINTVFQKYALFPHMNVYENVAFGLKIKKLPKSTIDSKVKEMLKLVALENFEKRSIHSLSGGQQQRVAIARALVNEPKVLLLDEPLGALDLKLRKEMQLELKNIQKKLGITFIFVTHDQEEALTMSDTIVVMNKGKIQQMGTPEDIYNEPANAFVADFIGESNILNGIMLEDYKVNFSNRDFECVDKGFLPNENIEVVVRPEDIKMVSEDKGMLKGKVKSVVFKGVHYEIELEELGTNNKWILHNTKYADVDSIIGMDIYPEDIHIMRKVGE, encoded by the coding sequence TTGAGTGAAAATATCATTGAATTAAAAAATATAAAAAAATCTTATCACGATAACACAGTTTTGGATAACATCAATCTATCAATTAAAAGAAATGAATTCTTAACATTGCTTGGACCAAGCGGATGTGGTAAAACTACAACCCTTAAAATAATTGGCGGTTTTGAAACAACAGATGAAGGACAAGTTCTTTTTGATGATAAAGATATTTCTTATGTACCACCATATTTACGTCAAATTAATACTGTATTCCAAAAATACGCCCTATTTCCTCATATGAATGTATATGAAAACGTAGCCTTTGGTCTTAAAATAAAGAAGCTTCCAAAAAGCACAATTGATTCTAAAGTAAAAGAAATGCTTAAACTTGTAGCTCTTGAGAATTTTGAAAAAAGATCTATTCATTCTTTAAGTGGCGGTCAGCAACAAAGAGTAGCCATTGCTAGAGCACTAGTAAACGAACCAAAGGTCCTTTTACTAGATGAGCCACTAGGTGCACTTGACCTTAAACTTAGAAAAGAGATGCAATTAGAACTGAAAAATATTCAAAAGAAACTTGGTATTACTTTTATTTTTGTAACACACGATCAAGAAGAAGCTCTTACTATGTCTGATACTATAGTTGTAATGAATAAGGGTAAGATTCAACAAATGGGCACCCCAGAAGATATATATAATGAACCTGCCAACGCATTTGTAGCTGATTTTATTGGAGAAAGTAATATTCTTAACGGAATTATGTTAGAAGACTACAAAGTGAACTTCTCTAACAGAGATTTTGAATGTGTAGATAAAGGATTTTTACCTAACGAGAATATTGAGGTAGTTGTAAGACCTGAAGATATTAAGATGGTTTCAGAAGACAAAGGTATGCTTAAAGGAAAGGTTAAATCTGTAGTTTTTAAAGGTGTTCACTATGAAATAGAACTTGAAGAATTAGGAACTAATAATAAATGGATTTTACATAATACAAAATATGCAGATGTTGATTCAATTATAGGTATGGACATTTACCCAGAAGACATTCATATAATGAGAAAAGTAGGAGAATAA